DNA sequence from the Pseudophryne corroboree isolate aPseCor3 unplaced genomic scaffold, aPseCor3.hap2 scaffold_3144, whole genome shotgun sequence genome:
gcactgtctaaaacaggggatgactcccaccttttcctgtcctctgccgggaaaggaaaagctacctgaatccttttgggaatctgaaatttattttcagggtttgcccaagttccctcaaagagagtatttagctcgtgaggagGGAAGGCTagattcattttcttttctttataaaaataagcctcctgaggtacaggaggggcttcagtaacttccaaaacctccgtTATAGCAACAAtaatatattgaatgctttttgacaatttaggatctatttccctgggatcactagtgtcgacacaggaatcagaaccCGTGTTGGTATCAGTTGTACTATttctgcaaatggtcttttatgtgacccagaggggtcgcctgcggatgaaaaagcagaaccactaaaaatcacatcttccactgattttctcgttttctgcatgagactcagacttatttaatctcttactgatatgattcacagtatcacgtaattctttcacccaggctcatggtgtgccggcagcgccaccacattacaactctgtgtccccataatggttccctcaggggaagagctccctgcctcagacatgtcacacacgtgcacaccacaccacagacactccgagacttataggggacagacccacagtaaaatctgtcaggacaCCGATAggaattgccagttcacaacccagcaccagcaataaaatgtctgtgaaacacaaaatgcccacagacctgcagcgcttttataatgataacacaatgtatagcaccaaatttcactgtaccctccattttgcaccctgatacttggttcagcagtggaggaccagCATTCTTATCTGcatcctggaaggagagaaaatgacgcggagcagtgtgctggctgactgaggaagccccgcccccgttatGGCACGTTTTTCCTCAGACTTTTtgctatttatactggcgggggtaggactgtgcctcagcaacttatgccccttatctgCTAGTTTTActagttttcatgctgcccagtgcacccccccacgccctgcagtgcctgagtgtgatgggtagcatggcgcgcagcattcccgcccgctgcgcggtaccttttagccatcatgatgactgaagatccttttcttcttacactcacctgtcttctggctctgtaagggggtggcggcgagCTGGGGGAGTGAGCAGAGAACCGCAGCTAGCTTTAATTACCCTTCaggagctagtggtgtcctgtcagccaggagcagagccatgaaactattcaggaagttggttcctacttctgccccctaagtgccacgaagcagggagactgttgccagcagtcctccctgaaaataaaaaacctaacatgtctttcagagaaactcagtagagctcccctggagtgcatccagtctgcctgggcattttctaaactgaggtctggaggaggggcatagagggaggagccagttcacacccttgaaaagtcttaaagtgcccatggctcctacggaaccatctataccccatggtactgaagtggaccccagtatcctctaggacgtatgagaaagtcctaggagctcccctagctgtgaccggcttcactgggcacattttctaaactgagtctggtaggggcatagagggagaagccagcccacactattaaactcttagtgCCCATGGCCCCTaagagacccatctataccccatggtactaaatggaaccccagcatcctctcggacgtaagagaaataaaaagacttcacggaaatcttttgtttttaaacaactttatttcatatctttaatacacatttttttgtctAGCTATATGGggagggccgggaccattttccaggggctgcgtgatgtcacatctgcattcATCTTTAACCCCCGATAAACTTCCAGAGTGCACATTATCTTTTCCTCATTTTttgcaagttactacaaatgatatgagatcggtagcagcactactttcaggattattacacagaacacacataaaggctgacacagcaaataacagtaacacatacaagggattaattagaaataaggaagcataatcatcattaggcctaattatcaactgattctgtgcgggacacatacacctctttactgcctccagcagcccctggtactgcactgtgaccatctgccctgtctacccccactactgccactcgccatgtctcccccactactgccacccgccctgtctccccccactaatgccaccgccctgtctcctccccctactgccaccctccctgtctccccccactactgccaccctccctgtctcccccactactgccacccaccctgtctcactACTTCCACCCGCCCGGTCtcttcccactactgccacctgccctatcTCCCCCAACCTGTCTTTCCCCCACTACTGTCAACTACCTTGTCTCCCCTACTGTTCACCaccctgtgccccccctcttccacctcagcactgcttggggacaatattacccacagacagtacttccggcagcccccgctacagcaatagtgccaccaccctgtctcccccccccccccccctgatatttCAGAAtttcttggggattcttggtactggtggtaacagtccttcatctgcagacggAAGAAAccaggcagtaaggaggcagaagctgcttctggttccatggaccctggtcatgtagggatgggagagtcagtaagattatgtaagtcatcatcttacaggcagccggtgaagggagaagagaatgggtgttatgtggcaggaacgggccggTTAGATAtgactggctgctgcattctgtacaagccacaagtggtgcaattcttttgctgggagacccaggtagaggacattgcagtagtctatgcatgatgatacaagtgcatgtatgactgtaggtagatcttctgagggaataaagtgctggagtctggctatgttcctcagatgaggatcggaTTGTGGATGATACCTGatatctaagtgtcactccaccatccaggacaccaagattccacatgatcagcattttgtaactctgaacccacaagcataagtctggttggtttgcaaagctgagctgtagccctgccttttgttggtgagcttctaccataaggacctgtttcaccaggactgagtcacagccaactggcatcacccacacatggagctcagctagacaaccatttaggattggtactgggttctcagtatccGGAGCAAAAGAcaagtcatctgcatagcagtggtagataagggcatgacatctgattatatcacccagttgtagcatgtatattgcaaaaagcataggagataagaaccttgaagaacaatgcatggcaatgttaagtatactccagaagagtaCAATAGTTTCCAAGTGATGTCTATTGTGCTGATTTATTTCACAGAGGATGGAAATGGccactcacctgtgtgatttcgctgatgtgtaacaagttgtgatttccgtataaaacatttcccacactcagagcaagaaaatggcttctcacctgtgtgacttctctgatgtgtaataagatatgatttctgtgcaaaatatttcccacactcagaacaggaatatggcttctcacctgtgtgacttctctgatgtgtaataagatatgatttctgtgcaaaatatttcccacactcagaacaggaatatggcttctcacctgtgtgacttctctgatgtataacaagatctgatttgtgtgcaaaacatttcccacactcagaacatggaaatggcttttcatctgtgtgacttctgtgatgttcaACAAgtactgatttccgtgcaaaacatttcccacactcagaacatgaaaatggcctctcacctgtgtgacttctctgatgtctaacaagattcgatttgtttgtaaaacatttcctacactcagaacatggaaatggcctttctcctgtgtgacttccctgatgtataacaagttgtgatttctggataaaacatttcccacactcagaacattgaaatggcttctcacctgtgtgaattctttgatgtgtaacaagatgtgatttgtgttgaaaacatttcccacactcagaacatggaaatggattctcacctgtgtgacttcgcagaTGTATAACAagtagtgatttccaggaaaaacatttcccacactcagagcaagaaaacggcttctcacctgtgtgacttctctgatgattaacaagatctgatttgattgcaaaacatttcccacactcaaaacatggaaatggctttgcacctgtgtgacttctgtgatgtttaacaaggtctgatttatgtgcaaaacatttcccacactcagtacatggaaatggcttctcacctgtgtgacttttctgatgtataacaagttctgatttctgtgcaaaacatttcccacactcagaacatggaaatggcttctcacctgtgtgactttgctgatgtctaacaagatgtgatttccgtgcaaaacatttctcacactcagaacatggaaatggcttctcacctgtgtgaatttgctGGTGTGTAACCAGatttgatttccatgcaaaacatttctcacactcagaacatggaaatggcttctcacctgtgtgtcttctctgatgtgtaacaagagctgatttgcatgtaaaatatttcccacactcagaacatggaaatggcctctcacctgccttagctggctgatgaagctttgtgttctgtgtaaaacatttggcatctatagaacatggaaacactgtatctactgttagagctgtaacagatgcaccaatataagcgtgatcaggagaacatttcccaggatcagggggatcagctgatagacctggatgaataattggggtaatggggttagctcctggataatcctgtctactgtcattatcggttatttcagaatccagggataacattagatgtccttctgagatattcctgcttgtgtgtccctctgctggaaataaaatacattatggaaatgtgtcaatttctgtaacaatattaatcttgtaaacaataggagaagatgactctctgggacacatttaaatgtaaatgtgtgtgtataataaaacataacttttaatgaaggctttataatattatgtctcagactatcattgtgtccacccttctgagaacactcacaataacaaatgtaatattataataagacttagatatatctctctcttgtactggcaactaaccatgaagtataaaataagattttacttaccggtaaatctatttctcgtagtccgtagtggatgctggggattccgtaaggaccatggggatagacggctccacaggagacatgggcactttaagaaagaatttaggttctggtgtgcactggctcctccctctatgcccctcctccagacctcagttagagaaactgtgcccagaagagctgacagtacaagaaaaggattttgataattcagggcaagattcataccagccacaccaatcacaccgtataacacgtgataacaaccagttaacagtatgacaaaaaacagagcatcaggtcaaacccagaTGCAACCATAACTCAACCCTTattgaaacaataactatatacaagtcttgcagaaaagtccgcacttgggacgggcgcccagcatccactacagactacgagaaatagatttaccggtaggtaaaatcttattttctctaacgtcctagtggatgctggggactccgtaaggaccatggggattataccaaagctcccaaacgggggggagagtgcagatgactctgcagcaccaattgagcaaacaaaaggtcctgctcagccagggtatcaaacttgtagaactttgcaaaagtatttgaacctgaccaagtagccgcttggcaaagttgtaatgcagagacccctcgggcagccgcccaagaagagcccaccttcctagtggaatgggccttaactgattttggcagcggtaatccagccgccaaatgagcctgctgaatcgtgttacagatccagcgagcaatagtttgctttgatgcaggagcacccagcttgttggatgcatacaggataaacaacgactctgttttcctgaccctagccattctggctacataaagcttcaaagccctgaccacaacaagcaactcggaatcctccaagtcactagtagccacaggcacgacaataggttgattcatatgaacagatgaaaccacttttggcagaaattgtggacgggtctgcaattctgctctatccatatggaaaaccagataggggcttttatgtgacaaagccgccaactctgacacgcgcctggccgaagccaaggctaatagcatgaccaccttccacgcgagatatttcaactccaccaatttaagtggttcaaaccagtgggatttcaagaagcctaacaccacgttaagatcccaaggtgacactggaggcacaaaaggaggctgaatatgcagcactccctttacaaacgtctggatttccggtagagaagccaattccttttgaaagaaaatggatagggccgaaatctggactttaatggagaccaattttaggcccaaattcactccggactgtaggaagtgaaggaaatggcccagctggaattcctccgtcggagcattcctggcctcacaccaagaaacatattttcgcgatatttggtgataatgtttagatgtcacgtccttcctagcctttatcagcgtaggaatgacctcatccggaatgcccttttcagctaggatccggcattcaaccgccatgccgtcaaacgcagccgcggtaagtcttggaacagacagggccgctgttgcaacagatcctgtcttagaggaagaggccacgggtcctctgtgagaatttccagcagatccggataccaggtccttcgtagccaatctggaacaataagaattgttctcactcctctttttcttattattctcaacaccttgggtatgagaggaagaggaggaaacacatagaccgactggaacacccacggtgtaaccagggcatctacagctaccgcctgaaggtcttttgatctggcacaatacctctgtagctttttgttgaggcgggacgccatcatgtctatctttggcagtccccactgacttgcaatctgtgcgaagacctcctgatgaagtccctactcccaggatcagggggatcagctgatagagctggatgtataattggggtaataggattagctcctggagaatcctgtatactgtcattatctcttatttcacaatccggggataacattagatgtccttctgagatgttcctgcttgtgtgtccctctgctggaaataaaatacattatggaaatgtgtcaatttctgtaacaatattaatcttgtaaacaataggagaagacgactctctgggacacttaattgtaaatgtgtgtgcataataaaacataacttttaatgaaggctttataatattgtgtctcagactatcattgtgtccaccctcctgagaacactcacaataacaaatgtaatattataataagacttagatatatctctctcttgtactggcaactaaccatgaagtataaaataagattttacttaccggtaaatctatttctcgtagtccgtagtggatgctggggattccgtaaggaccatggggatagacggctccacaggagacatgggcacgttaagaaagaatttaggttctggtgtgcactggctcctccctctatgcccctcctccagacctcagttagagaaactgtgcccagaagagctgacagtacaaggaaaggattttgataattcagggcaagattcataccagccacaccaatcacaccgtataacacgtgataacaaccagttaacagtatgacaaaaaacagagcatcaggtcaaacccagaTGCAACCATAA
Encoded proteins:
- the LOC135017253 gene encoding zinc finger protein 260-like, whose protein sequence is MLSLDSEITDNDSRQDYPGANPITPIIHPGLSADPPDPGKCSPDHAYIGASVTALTVDTVFPCSIDAKCFTQNTKLHQPAKAGERPFPCSECGKYFTCKSALVTHQRRHTGEKPFPCSECEKCFAWKSNLVTHQQIHTGEKPFPCSECEKCFARKSHLVRHQQSHTGEKPFPCSECGKCFAQKSELVIHQKSHTGEKPFPCTECGKCFAHKSDLVKHHRSHTGAKPFPCFECGKCFAIKSDLVNHQRSHTGEKPFSCSECGKCFSWKSLLVIHLRSHTGENPFPCSECGKCFQHKSHLVTHQRIHTGEKPFQCSECGKCFIQKSQLVIHQGSHTGERPFPCSECRKCFTNKSNLVRHQRSHTGERPFSCSECGKCFARKSVLVEHHRSHTDEKPFPCSECGKCFAHKSDLVIHQRSHTGEKPYSCSECGKYFAQKSYLITHQRSHTGEKPYSCSECGKYFAQKSYLITHQRSHTGEKPFSCSECGKCFIRKSQLVTHQRNHTGEWPFPSSVK